Proteins from a genomic interval of Verrucomicrobiota bacterium:
- the pilM gene encoding pilus assembly protein PilM, whose translation MNLFSLPPTRRLLVIDPGSRCIKVLLVNKLMGRVRVLRHRSFDLAEGSVLTPEELSRLLETVLQEFGRMPVAISLPQQLSISQVIDLPRVGPEQVKALIEEETVKLSGLSESGIVYDYGKLKPFGKYQNPFWVTFAKEEEILMEVSRLVGIGGHLCEIITPANALIATYQAAQPRPENALLVELGATSTVVAIVAQGQGVYALSYPIGGNTFTEAIATQQNCSLEAAKSLKYSQNLFAAGAAIPGLCSVVDGWRTELEKILQDWLRENPELGLSVDSFRIILGGGGARQPGLMEYLNAKSQLRFTPWPSLSGELGELTLERYAVAYGVALKRLGPSLPSASLFPADLREARKRQSTQALLQSVNWALLLVVALVLLFGTAQKFNLTQKKQALLKQSQAVLEEAKGVETLNRRLEDAYERLRPVLKLQKRTVDKLSTLALLQKVRDDKKLWFVLFADQESYFAGQAAPVTQTNLAVAAAALNVTNPPPSKYGFIAELCLSEEGEAMRETLRKVVSELKQNPAFTNVDTLPADQRKNLVSTNVLVAGRYFSLSIEMAENTFQNPLPPTEPKPPPIRTLKTNARTLHPALERNGTPAPAREN comes from the coding sequence ATGAATCTCTTTTCCCTCCCGCCGACCCGCCGGCTGCTGGTGATTGATCCGGGCAGCCGGTGCATCAAAGTTCTCCTGGTGAACAAGCTCATGGGTCGGGTGCGCGTCCTGCGTCACCGCTCGTTTGACCTGGCGGAAGGCAGTGTGCTCACACCGGAAGAGTTGAGCCGTTTGCTGGAAACCGTGTTGCAGGAGTTCGGTCGGATGCCCGTGGCCATCAGTCTGCCGCAACAACTCTCCATCTCGCAGGTGATCGATCTACCGCGCGTCGGGCCGGAGCAGGTCAAGGCCTTGATCGAAGAAGAAACCGTCAAGCTCAGCGGCCTGAGCGAGAGCGGGATCGTCTATGATTACGGCAAGCTCAAACCGTTTGGGAAATATCAAAATCCATTCTGGGTCACCTTCGCGAAGGAGGAGGAGATTTTGATGGAAGTCAGCCGGCTCGTTGGCATTGGCGGGCACCTTTGCGAAATCATCACGCCGGCCAACGCGCTGATCGCGACCTATCAAGCCGCGCAACCCCGGCCGGAAAACGCCTTGTTGGTGGAGCTGGGCGCGACCAGCACGGTCGTGGCCATCGTCGCGCAGGGCCAGGGCGTCTATGCCCTCAGCTATCCCATTGGCGGCAACACGTTCACCGAAGCCATCGCCACGCAACAGAATTGCTCGCTGGAGGCGGCCAAGTCGCTCAAGTACTCGCAAAACCTGTTCGCGGCCGGAGCGGCGATTCCCGGATTGTGCTCCGTGGTGGACGGCTGGCGGACCGAGCTGGAAAAAATTCTTCAAGACTGGCTGCGGGAAAATCCGGAACTCGGCCTTTCGGTGGACTCGTTCCGGATCATTCTGGGTGGTGGCGGCGCGCGTCAGCCGGGATTGATGGAGTACTTGAACGCAAAGAGTCAACTGCGTTTCACCCCCTGGCCCAGTTTGTCCGGTGAACTGGGCGAACTGACGCTCGAACGTTACGCAGTGGCTTACGGTGTCGCGCTCAAGCGGCTGGGGCCGTCATTGCCATCCGCGTCGCTCTTCCCTGCCGACCTGCGGGAAGCGCGGAAACGGCAGAGCACGCAAGCACTGCTGCAATCAGTCAACTGGGCATTGCTCTTGGTTGTTGCGCTGGTGCTGCTCTTCGGCACCGCGCAGAAGTTCAATCTGACCCAAAAAAAGCAGGCGCTGTTGAAGCAGTCCCAGGCCGTCTTGGAGGAGGCCAAAGGGGTTGAGACATTGAACCGGAGACTGGAGGACGCCTATGAACGCCTGCGCCCTGTGTTGAAGCTGCAAAAGCGGACCGTCGATAAACTCTCGACGCTGGCGTTGTTGCAGAAAGTCAGGGATGACAAGAAACTTTGGTTTGTGCTGTTCGCAGATCAGGAGTCCTACTTTGCCGGGCAAGCCGCGCCCGTCACCCAGACCAATCTAGCCGTGGCTGCGGCCGCCCTCAATGTCACCAACCCGCCGCCGTCGAAGTACGGGTTTATCGCCGAACTTTGCCTCTCCGAGGAGGGCGAAGCCATGCGGGAGACTCTGCGCAAAGTCGTATCCGAACTGAAACAGAATCCCGCGTTCACCAACGTCGATACGCTGCCGGCGGACCAGCGCAAAAACCTGGTCAGCACGAACGTGCTGGTGGCCGGCCGCTATTTTTCGCTCTCCATCGAGATGGCGGAAAACACTTTTCAAAATCCCCTGCCTCCCACGGAACCAAAACCGCCACCGATCCGCACGCTCAAAACGAACGCGCGCACGCTTCACCCCGCGCTGGAGCGAAACGGGACGCCGGCGCCGGCCAGGGAAAACTGA